Proteins encoded within one genomic window of Acidimicrobiales bacterium:
- the disA gene encoding DNA integrity scanning diadenylate cyclase DisA produces MISRRSTAMTEALGAVAPGRPLREGLDRILQANMGALIVVGDGPEVLAICSGGFLLDAEFSPQRLSELAKMDGAIILASDASRIARANVHLVPNPNVPTSETGTRHRTAERVARSVDVPVISVSEDMSIIAVYRHDRKHPLELVPRLVTRANQALQTLERYKTRLDAVSGALSALEVEDLVTVRDVVTVLQRAEMVRRIAEEIDGYIVELGTDGRLVLLQLEELMGGVEDDRRLVLKDYYQDRPRWRLDKAMEALSSLSTEDLLDLKSVAAVLHLPGDSAELEAGVQPRGYRLLSKIPRLPEAIIENIVARFGSLQKVLRAGTDELDDVEGVGEVRARAIKEGLSRLAETSILDRYA; encoded by the coding sequence GTGATCAGCCGGCGCAGTACGGCGATGACCGAGGCGCTCGGCGCCGTCGCCCCCGGCCGCCCGCTCCGTGAGGGCCTCGACCGGATCCTCCAGGCGAACATGGGCGCCCTCATCGTGGTCGGGGACGGTCCCGAGGTCCTGGCCATCTGCTCGGGTGGGTTCCTGCTGGACGCCGAGTTCAGCCCGCAGCGCCTGTCGGAGCTGGCCAAGATGGACGGCGCCATCATCCTGGCCTCCGACGCCAGCCGCATCGCCCGGGCCAACGTCCACCTGGTGCCCAACCCCAACGTGCCCACCTCGGAGACGGGGACGCGCCACCGCACGGCCGAGCGGGTGGCCCGGTCAGTCGACGTGCCGGTGATCTCGGTGTCGGAGGACATGTCGATCATCGCCGTGTACCGCCACGACCGGAAGCACCCCCTCGAGCTGGTGCCCCGCCTGGTCACCCGGGCCAACCAGGCCCTCCAGACGCTCGAGCGCTACAAGACCCGCCTGGACGCCGTCAGCGGCGCCCTCTCGGCCCTCGAGGTCGAGGACCTGGTCACCGTGCGCGACGTGGTCACCGTGCTCCAGCGGGCCGAGATGGTCCGGCGCATCGCCGAGGAGATCGACGGCTACATCGTCGAGCTGGGCACCGACGGCCGGCTGGTGCTGCTCCAGCTGGAGGAGCTCATGGGCGGCGTCGAGGACGACCGCCGCCTCGTCCTCAAGGACTACTACCAGGACCGGCCCCGCTGGCGGCTCGACAAGGCCATGGAGGCGCTGTCCAGCCTGAGCACCGAGGACCTGCTGGACCTCAAGTCGGTGGCCGCGGTCCTCCACCTGCCGGGCGACTCGGCCGAGCTGGAGGCCGGCGTGCAGCCCCGCGGGTACCGGCTCCTGTCGAAGATCCCCCGCCTGCCCGAGGCGATCATCGAGAACATCGTCGCCCGCTTCGGCAGCCTCCAGAAGGTGCTGCGGGCGGGCACCGACGAGCTCGACGACGTGGAGGGCGTGGGGGAGGTGCGGGCGCGCGCCATCAAGGAGGGCCTGTCCCGCCTGGCCGAGACGTCGATCCTCGACCGGTACGCGTGA
- the radA gene encoding DNA repair protein RadA, which translates to MATRTRLVHRCSDCGGTAPRWSGRCPACGEWNTLVEEAERALPAAGPAAGEGGARPVRVADVEMAEWRTRPTGVEELDRVLGGGLVPGSVTLVGGEPGIGKSTLLLQAAASMAATGARCLLVSAEESGQQVRLRAERMGAVGAELWLVAETSLPAVVAAVDEVKPDVLVVDSIQTVFDPDVGSAPGSVSQVRECAARLVALAKARGLATVLVGHVTKEGTLAGPRVLEHVVDTVLSFEGERHHSLRLLRAVKHRFGATGELGLFEMAGTGLVGVPDAGALFLADRRAGVPGSVVVPAMEGQRPLLVEVQGLISPTDLPMPRRSAQGLDGGRLALVLAVLAERAGMTFGKADVYASAVGGVRVTEPAADLPVALALASARTGVPLPPDLVACGEVGLGGELRQVASPGRRLAEAGRLGFRRAMVPPSAPEVAAGLLILRPATLAEALDLLGMPAASRQ; encoded by the coding sequence ATGGCCACCAGGACGCGGCTCGTGCACCGGTGCAGCGACTGCGGCGGGACGGCGCCGCGGTGGTCGGGGCGGTGCCCGGCGTGCGGGGAGTGGAACACCCTCGTGGAGGAGGCGGAGCGGGCCCTCCCCGCCGCCGGCCCGGCGGCGGGGGAGGGCGGCGCCCGGCCGGTGCGGGTGGCGGACGTGGAGATGGCGGAGTGGCGCACCCGGCCCACCGGCGTGGAGGAGCTCGACCGCGTCCTCGGCGGCGGCCTCGTCCCGGGCTCGGTCACCCTGGTCGGGGGCGAGCCCGGCATCGGCAAGTCGACCCTGCTGCTCCAGGCCGCCGCCTCCATGGCGGCCACCGGCGCCCGCTGCCTGCTGGTGTCGGCCGAGGAGTCGGGCCAGCAGGTCCGGCTGCGGGCCGAGCGCATGGGAGCGGTGGGCGCCGAGCTGTGGCTGGTGGCGGAGACGTCGCTGCCCGCCGTCGTCGCCGCGGTGGACGAGGTGAAGCCCGACGTGCTCGTCGTCGACTCCATCCAGACCGTCTTCGACCCCGACGTCGGCTCCGCCCCCGGCTCGGTCTCCCAGGTCCGGGAGTGCGCGGCGCGGCTGGTCGCGCTGGCCAAGGCCAGGGGGCTGGCCACCGTCCTGGTCGGCCACGTCACCAAGGAGGGGACGCTGGCCGGCCCGCGGGTGCTGGAGCACGTGGTGGACACCGTGCTGTCCTTCGAGGGTGAGCGCCACCATTCCCTGCGCCTGCTGCGGGCGGTGAAGCACCGGTTCGGGGCCACCGGCGAGCTCGGGCTGTTCGAGATGGCGGGGACGGGCCTGGTGGGCGTGCCCGACGCCGGTGCCCTGTTCCTCGCCGATCGCCGGGCCGGCGTCCCCGGCTCCGTCGTCGTGCCGGCGATGGAGGGTCAGCGGCCGCTGCTGGTGGAGGTCCAGGGCCTGATCTCGCCCACCGACCTCCCCATGCCCCGCCGGTCGGCCCAGGGGCTGGACGGTGGGCGCCTCGCGCTCGTGCTCGCCGTCCTCGCCGAGCGGGCGGGGATGACGTTCGGCAAGGCCGACGTCTACGCCTCGGCCGTCGGCGGCGTGCGGGTCACCGAGCCGGCCGCCGACCTGCCCGTCGCCCTGGCCCTGGCGTCGGCCAGGACCGGCGTCCCCCTGCCGCCCGACCTGGTCGCCTGCGGCGAGGTCGGGCTGGGCGGCGAGCTCCGCCAGGTCGCCTCGCCCGGGCGCCGCCTGGCCGAGGCCGGCCGGCTGGGGTTCCGTCGGGCGATGGTGCCGCCGTCGGCCCCCGAGGTCGCCGCCGGCCTGCTCATCCTGCGCCCCGCCACCCTGGCCGAGGCGCTCGACCTCCTGGGCATGCCGGCCGCCTCGCGGCAGTAG
- a CDS encoding helix-turn-helix domain-containing protein, with protein MLALLARRLRATDESLADAMLLDVPGRTAKRLLELAGPGDGFGPSVTQEELAAMVGASRERVNKAIAAFVRLGWVEQAGRRYRVLDRQRLADRAR; from the coding sequence GTGCTCGCCCTGCTGGCCCGGCGCCTGCGCGCCACCGACGAGAGCCTGGCCGACGCCATGCTGCTGGACGTCCCCGGGCGGACGGCCAAGCGCCTCCTGGAGCTGGCCGGGCCGGGCGACGGGTTCGGGCCGTCGGTGACCCAGGAGGAGCTGGCCGCCATGGTCGGGGCCTCCCGGGAGCGGGTCAACAAGGCCATCGCCGCCTTCGTGCGCCTGGGCTGGGTGGAGCAGGCCGGCCGCCGCTACCGGGTCCTCGACCGCCAGCGCCTGGCCGACCGCGCCCGCTGA
- a CDS encoding dienelactone hydrolase family protein — protein MRITLPSGTAAEVAVPDGAPSRGVVVAPDIMGLRPLFDDLVARLAKEHGWAVCAVEPFPGREDLPQTERDIASNPDERAVGDLVAAADHLGVEPVAVMGFCQGGAWAFKASAAGRFDRAVAFYGMIRVPWAREGHGQPFDALSRPGRCPVLAIVGGLDAFTPPDDVEALAALPDVEIARYPEAEHGFVHDPERPTHRADDAADAWRRAVAFLSR, from the coding sequence GTGAGGATCACCCTGCCGTCCGGAACCGCCGCCGAGGTGGCCGTCCCCGACGGGGCGCCCAGCCGGGGCGTGGTCGTCGCGCCCGACATCATGGGCCTGCGGCCCCTCTTCGACGACCTGGTCGCCCGCCTGGCCAAGGAGCACGGCTGGGCCGTCTGCGCCGTGGAGCCGTTCCCGGGCCGGGAGGACCTGCCGCAGACCGAGCGGGACATCGCGTCGAACCCCGATGAGCGGGCGGTGGGCGACCTGGTCGCCGCCGCCGACCACCTGGGGGTCGAGCCGGTGGCGGTCATGGGCTTCTGCCAGGGTGGCGCCTGGGCCTTCAAGGCCTCGGCCGCCGGGCGCTTCGACCGGGCGGTGGCGTTCTACGGCATGATCCGGGTGCCGTGGGCCCGGGAGGGCCACGGCCAGCCGTTCGACGCCCTGTCCCGCCCCGGCCGCTGCCCCGTGCTGGCCATCGTCGGCGGCCTCGACGCCTTCACGCCGCCCGACGACGTGGAGGCGCTGGCCGCCCTGCCCGACGTGGAGATCGCCCGCTACCCCGAGGCGGAGCACGGCTTCGTCCACGACCCCGAGCGGCCCACCCACCGGGCCGACGACGCCGCCGACGCCTGGCGCCGGGCCGTGGCCTTCCTGAGCCGCTGA
- a CDS encoding S8 family peptidase: MGKRIRTRSRWARGLAGAAVVAAGLAAAGPPASGAPPEAAVAGSYIVTLVDGASSRAVAAQHAAEHGAQVGFVYEHALNGYAARMAEQAAARVAADPRVVRVEPDGVARAVAQALPWGIDKIEADVSSTKAGDGTGAVTNVNVYVIDSGVGTHPDINKVNHVNFAGGKNDDCNGHGTHVAGTVAATDNTSDVVGVAPGAPVTGVKVLGCSGMGSWSGVIKGIDWVTANAKKPAVANMSLGGGANQSVDDAVKTSAASGVFYALAAGNDGADACNSSPARAGAGTNNGILTVAATDSADKEASWSNYGSCVDIWAPGVSILSTKRGGGTTTMSGTSMASPHGAGGGALYLSSHTSATPSGVENALKSAATGTGNYSKDGRPITRENVATF; encoded by the coding sequence ATGGGCAAGCGCATCCGAACTCGAAGCCGCTGGGCGCGGGGCCTGGCCGGCGCCGCCGTGGTGGCCGCCGGGCTGGCGGCGGCGGGACCACCGGCCAGCGGCGCCCCGCCGGAAGCGGCGGTCGCCGGGTCGTACATCGTCACCCTGGTCGACGGCGCCTCGTCACGGGCGGTGGCCGCCCAGCACGCGGCCGAGCACGGCGCCCAGGTGGGCTTCGTCTACGAGCACGCCCTCAACGGCTACGCCGCCCGGATGGCGGAGCAGGCCGCCGCCCGGGTGGCCGCCGACCCGAGGGTCGTCCGGGTGGAGCCCGACGGGGTGGCCCGGGCGGTGGCCCAGGCGCTGCCGTGGGGCATCGACAAGATCGAGGCCGACGTCAGCTCGACCAAGGCAGGAGACGGCACCGGCGCCGTCACCAACGTCAACGTCTACGTCATCGACAGCGGCGTGGGCACGCACCCCGACATCAACAAGGTGAACCACGTCAACTTCGCCGGCGGCAAGAACGACGACTGCAACGGCCACGGCACCCACGTGGCCGGCACGGTGGCGGCCACGGACAACACCTCCGACGTGGTCGGGGTGGCCCCCGGCGCCCCCGTCACCGGCGTCAAGGTGCTGGGGTGCAGCGGGATGGGCTCCTGGTCCGGCGTCATCAAGGGCATCGACTGGGTGACGGCCAACGCCAAGAAGCCGGCGGTGGCCAACATGAGCCTGGGCGGCGGCGCCAACCAGTCCGTGGACGACGCGGTCAAGACCTCGGCCGCCAGCGGGGTGTTCTACGCCCTGGCCGCCGGCAACGACGGCGCCGACGCCTGCAACTCCTCGCCGGCCCGGGCCGGTGCCGGGACGAACAACGGGATCCTGACCGTGGCCGCCACCGACTCCGCGGACAAGGAGGCGTCGTGGAGCAACTACGGCTCCTGTGTGGACATCTGGGCCCCCGGCGTGAGCATCCTGTCCACCAAGCGGGGCGGCGGCACCACCACCATGTCGGGCACGTCGATGGCCTCGCCCCACGGCGCCGGCGGCGGCGCCCTGTACCTCTCGTCCCATACGTCGGCCACCCCTAGCGGGGTGGAGAACGCCCTGAAGAGCGCGGCGACCGGGACGGGCAACTACAGCAAGGACGGCCGCCCCATCACCCGGGAGAACGTCGCCACCTTCTGA
- a CDS encoding CarD family transcriptional regulator — translation MPETAFDVGDKVVYPHHGAAVIEKREQKEVFGEKREYLVLKLAYGDLTLMVPCDNTDEVGLREVINDEEVEEVFAVLRKKEARMPTNWSRRYKNHVEKLKSGDIYQVAEVVRNLSIRDKDKGLSAGEKRMLTRARQILVSELTFAIGVTEEEAEQKLNEALP, via the coding sequence ATGCCTGAAACTGCGTTCGACGTCGGTGACAAGGTCGTGTACCCCCACCACGGGGCGGCGGTGATCGAGAAGCGGGAGCAGAAGGAAGTCTTCGGGGAGAAGCGGGAGTACCTCGTCCTCAAGCTCGCCTACGGCGACCTCACGCTCATGGTGCCGTGCGACAACACTGACGAGGTCGGGCTGCGTGAGGTCATCAACGACGAAGAGGTCGAGGAGGTGTTCGCCGTCCTTCGCAAGAAGGAGGCGCGCATGCCCACCAACTGGTCCCGTCGCTACAAGAACCACGTCGAGAAGCTGAAGTCGGGCGACATCTACCAGGTGGCCGAGGTCGTGCGGAACCTCTCGATCCGCGACAAGGACAAGGGCCTGTCGGCGGGCGAGAAGCGCATGCTCACCCGGGCGCGCCAGATCCTGGTGTCCGAGCTCACCTTCGCCATCGGGGTGACCGAGGAAGAGGCCGAGCAGAAGCTCAACGAAGCGCTGCCGTAG